One window of the Perca flavescens isolate YP-PL-M2 chromosome 5, PFLA_1.0, whole genome shotgun sequence genome contains the following:
- the foxb2 gene encoding forkhead box protein B2, giving the protein MPRPGKNSYSDQKPPYSYISLTAMAIQNSSEKMLPLSDIYKFIMDRFPYYRENTQRWQNSLRHNLSFNDCFIKIPRRPDQPGKGSFWALHPDCGDMFENGSFLRRRKRFKVLRAEHMACKSSPMMHYFHHHHHPGSKLGTASGPHDHAAGPASTMSRLPHFQGYGGITCAQSGGFKHPFAIENIIGRDYKGVMASGLPLTSVMHHLGYPVPPQLSSVVNSMWPHVGMLSESMGSVHVPPSSEYAPFSVSAKGLYHTTNGQTLPAVPVPIKPTPSLGPVPSLTGLQSGPAQLCSPVSVMEKSDLLEGKGNPLHPALLLS; this is encoded by the coding sequence ATGCCTCGTCCTGGGAAGAACTCTTACAGCGACCAGAAGCCCCCATATTCCTACATATCACTGACAGCGATGGCTATCCAGAACTCATCCGAAAAGATGCTGCCACTGAGTGACATTTATAAGTTCATCATGGACCGGTTTCCATATTATAGAGAGAATACACAACGGTGGCAGAATTCCCTGAGACATAACCTCTCCTTTAACGACTGCTTCATCAAGATCCCTCGGCGGCCTGATCAGCCCGGGAAAGGCAGCTTCTGGGCGCTGCACCCGGACTGCGGTGACATGTTTGAGAACGGCAGCTTCCTGAGGAGAAGAAAGCGATTCAAGGTGCTGCGCGCTGAGCATATGGCCTGCAAGAGCTCCCCGATGATGCATTACtttcaccatcaccaccaccctgGCAGCAAGCTGGGCACAGCATCCGGCCCCCATGACCATGCAGCCGGCCCGGCAAGCACAATGAGTCGGCTCCCTCACTTTCAGGGTTACGGGGGCATTACTTGCGCACAGTCTGGGGGGTTTAAACACCCATTCGCGATCGAGAACATTATAGGACGGGACTACAAGGGTGTGATGGCCAGCGGGCTCCCCCTCACCTCGGTCATGCACCACCTGGGTTACCCGGTGCCCCCGCAGCTCAGCAGCGTGGTCAACTCCATGTGGCCGCACGTCGGGATGCTGTCGGAGTCCATGGGTAGTGTGCACGTACCCCCATCATCTGAGTACGCGCCCTTCAGCGTGTCAGCAAAGGGCCTGTACCACACTACCAATGGGCAAACCCTGCCCGCCGTTCCTGTTCCAATAAAACCCACCCCATCCCTGGGTCCCGTGCCCAGTCTGACGGGGCTGCAGTCCGGACCGGCCCAGCTTTGCTCACCGGTCTCAGTGATGGAGAAAAGCGATCTGCTGGAAGGGAAAGGCAACCCTCTACACCCGGCTCTCCTGCTGTCCTAA
- the LOC114556228 gene encoding C2 calcium-dependent domain-containing protein 4C codes for MWVFGKIRESMESIPLELSRYMGKSEEDIFLSSKASLSRNLHINILTPDKIPEFCLPPRLCKRSPLLEAKTMAPYLDHQNQMPESSTSSNTTHVKTKDVKTKNSDASMAWKATKKPLPFSAEGYGLAGIYESPNTRRKESLFHSVGPVHMYDRSFTAAPRLAKVTNLPNKTFTSLSGFLPLFSSKKISKTGSTGSETPSSSDSTPLSSPYSAKSSLYFPSGNGRLKGAISCPSLIDSREDRGRWKRGLLSLTNSPSSPPSLEGSSLTLAPPVLFPLDVLQCQERLQHEQILPLQGRGKVRLFAEHITFSTNTFSSLSTVRVRVVSVEGQWDDTDRRTLNCAVNLCLTPGKLQQQESSTIRNCHSPVFNEDFFFTELRREDLQELQLRLKVVDKPAAGTLRRGTVIGVITKPLSQLLPLKKTVEE; via the coding sequence ATGTGGGTCTTTGGGAAGATCAGGGAGAGCATGGAGAGCATTCCTCTAGAGCTGAGTCGTTACATGGGGAAGAGTGAGGAGGATATCTTTCTGTCTTCTAAGGCCAGTCTTTCTCGCAACCTGCACATCAACATCCTGACCCCAGACAAGATCCCAGAGTTCTGCCTGCCACCCAGGCTTTGCAAAAGAAGCCCACTGCTGGAAGCTAAGACAATGGCCCCTTACCTAGACCACCAGAACCAGATGCCCGAGAGCAGCACTTCTTCAAACACTACACATGTAAAGACGAAGGATGTGAAGACAAAGAATAGTGATGCATCAATGGCTTGGAAGGCTACAAAGAAACCTTTGCCATTCTCTGCAGAGGGGTATGGTCTGGCTGGGATATATGAGAGCCCCAACACTCGAAGGAAAGAGTCTTTGTTCCACTCAGTGGGCCCTGTTCACATGTATGATAGAAGCTTTACTGCAGCACCCAGGCTGGCAAAAGTTACAAACCTGCCAAACAAAACTTTCACTTCACTATCAGGGTTTCTCCCTTTGTTTTCATCCAAGAAGATATCCAAGACAGGAAGCACAGGAAGTgaaacaccttcttccagtgaCTCAACTCCCCTCAGTTCTCCTTATAGTGCTAAATCCTCCCTCTACTTCCCATCAGGCAATGGTCGTCTTAAAGGAGCAATCTCCTGTCCATCGTTAATTGACAGCagggaggacagagggaggTGGAAGAGAGGGCTTTTAAGTTTAACAAACTCGCCCAGTAGCCCTCCAAGCTTAGAGGGAAGCTCACTTACATTAGCCCCACCTGTCCTCTTCCCGTTGGATGTTCTGCAGTGCCAGGAGAGACTTCAGCATGAGCAAATCCTCCCTTTGCAAGGCCGTGGTAAAGTGCGCCTCTTCGCTGAGCACATCACCTTCTCCACCAACACGTTCTCATCCCTTTCCACAGTCAGAGTCCGTGTGGTGTCTGTAGAAGGCCAATGGGATGATACTGACCGACGAACCCTAAACTGTGCAGTGAATCTGTGCCTGACCCCGGGGAAGCTGCAGCAACAGGAGAGCTCCACCATCAGGAACTGTCACAGCCCTGTGTTTAATGAAGATTTCTTCTTTACAGAGCTCAGGAGAGAGGATCTGCAGGAACTGCAGCTCAGGTTAAAAGTAGTGGATAAACCTGCAGCTGGAACATTGAGGAGAGGGACAGTGATTGGAGTAATCACCAAACCACTGTCTCAGTTACTCCCtcttaaaaaaacagtagagGAATAA